A part of Jiangella alba genomic DNA contains:
- the pth gene encoding aminoacyl-tRNA hydrolase: MSDAWLVVGLGNPGPTYAGTRHNAGAMVVDLLAERAGAPLKSQRKFRADVAEVRLGDLPGSRAVLAKPHTYMNESGGPVALLADFYKITPDRLLVVHDELDLPFGTVRLKLGGGDNGHNGLRSVRARIGTGDYCRLRFGIGRPPGRMDPAAFVLKPFSTVEKREIDLEVDRAADAAEAVVVDGLTYAQNHYNG, encoded by the coding sequence ATGTCCGACGCGTGGTTGGTCGTCGGGCTGGGCAACCCCGGCCCGACGTATGCCGGCACCCGGCACAACGCCGGGGCCATGGTGGTCGACCTGCTCGCCGAGCGGGCCGGCGCGCCGCTGAAGTCGCAGCGCAAGTTCCGGGCCGACGTCGCCGAGGTGCGTCTCGGCGACCTGCCCGGCTCGCGCGCCGTGCTGGCCAAGCCGCACACGTACATGAACGAGTCCGGCGGGCCGGTGGCGCTGCTGGCCGACTTCTACAAGATCACCCCCGACCGCCTGCTGGTCGTGCACGACGAACTGGACCTCCCGTTCGGCACGGTGCGGCTGAAGCTCGGCGGGGGTGACAACGGTCACAACGGGCTGCGCTCCGTGCGCGCCCGCATCGGCACCGGCGACTACTGCCGCCTGCGGTTCGGCATCGGCCGGCCGCCCGGGCGCATGGACCCCGCCGCATTCGTCCTCAAGCCGTTCTCCACTGTTGAGAAGCGTGAGATCGACCTCGAGGTCGACCGCGCGGCCGACGCCGCCGAAGCGGTGGTCGTCGACGGCCTGACCTACGCGCAGAACCACTACAACGGCTGA